DNA from Gemmatimonadaceae bacterium:
CGACTCGAAGTAGACCTCCATTTCGGGAGGAACACCCATGCGATACAGCTCCTGCTCCCACTCGCTGCCGGCGACCTCGTCATCCACGAGCACGAGGAACTGCACGTCGAGCGGCTGGCCCCACCCCACGACGACCTGTCCGTGGATGAGTCGGTCATCGATGCGGTAGAGCTCAAGACCCACGGGACACCCCCGCACCAAGGATCGCGATGGCGGCTCGCCCCTTCTCCGCCGCCTGGCGCGCCGCGACGGCGTCATCGGCATCGTCGAAGATGAAGTCGAGGAGCGTCGCGAGGTTCACCCCAACGACAACGAGCAGGTCGGCGCGCTCTCGCTGCAGACGGCGCGCGGCCATGGTGCAACTGCCTGCGGGAAGATCGGTGAAGACGACCCGAGCCCCTGTCTCGTCGAGGATGCGGGCCATCGCCGCCGCCACGTCCGCCGCGCTGAGGCCGCGGTTGCTCAGCGACACAAATACGTCGTCGCGACCGGTGATCTGGACCGCGGCCGACACGAGGCCGGTCGCAAAATCGCCATGCCCCGCAATGAGGGCGCGCACGCTACTCATCATCCTCCACAAGGTACCGACGGACGTCGGCTGCCTGTCGCATGTGGCCGAGCAGCCGCTGGTTGAACGCCTCGGCGGGATCGATGCCACTGTAGCGCAGCAGGTGATTCATCGCGATGACCTCGCTGATCACCGTGATGTTCTTGCCGGGATTCAGGAAGACGGTGATCAGCGGCAGTTCGACGCCAAGGATCGTGGTGACCTCGCCGTCGAGTCCGGTGCGATCGGCGGCGATGTTCTCCGACCATTCCTTGAGCTGCACCACGACCTCGATGCGCTTCTGCTGGCGCACGGCGCGAATGCCGAAGACAGCCGGGATGTCGATCAAGCCGACGCCGCGGATCTCCATGAAGTGGCGCTGCAGCTCGTGGCCGCGCCCGATGAGCACGTCGTTGCCGCGCCGCGAGACAATCACCACGTCGTCCGCCACGAGTCGATGCCCACGCTCCACCAGGTCGAGCACACACTCGGACTTGCCGATCCCGCTCGCGCCGGTGAACAGCAGCCCGACGCCGAAGACGTCGGCGAGTGAACCGTGCAGGGTGGTGGAAGGCGCGAACATGAGTTCGAGCACGGGCTTGACGTGCCGGTAGAACTCATTCGTCTTGAGTGACGTGCGGAACACGGGCACGCCGGCGCCAACGGCCAGGTCGAGCAGCGGAGGCGCCGGATCCATGCCCTTCGTGATGAACACGCATGGAAGCGGGAACGAGAAGAACAGGCCCAGGTTCCTGCGCCGCTCCTCATCGGTGAGCGACGCGAGGTACGTCATCTCGGTCTCCCCGATCACCTGGGAACGCTCGGACATGAAGCGCCCGACGAATCCGGCGAGCGCGAGCCCGGGGCTGGAGATGTCCGAGTTGCCGATTTCGCGGTCGTGCCCATAGTCCCCGGCCAGCTGTTCGAGCTGCAGGGTGCCGTGGAGACGTTCCAGCAACTTGCCGACGGTGTGTGTCTGGGTCACGCGCGCCCTGCCCGTGCCGTGCGTTCCCTGGCGGTGCGTCGCGCGCTCGTGACCTGTCGCGAGAGATGGGCCCCCGCGATGGCCAGCGCCGGTCCGTAATACCGGCCGTAGCCCTCCGCGACCATGACCTTGTGACGCGGAGCGCGGAGCACCAGTTCGACGCGGCAGCGCGTGCCCTCGCGTTCGAAGCGGATGTTCGCCGCGGCGGGACGGCCGAGACGCGCGGCGACCTTGGTCACCAACGCCTCGGCGCGGCCGCGCAGTCGATCTGAAATGACAGCGTTATGCGCCTGCCAGACGATTTCCATGGAATGCCCCCTCGGCAAGGATGGCGCGCAGATGGGCTTCGGTCTCGTCCGCGCTGCGTTCCCACGTGAAGGTTGCCGCAAACTCGCGACCCGCGCGACCCATCCGCGCGACCAGATCCGCGTCGCCGGCGATCCGGCGCATCGCGGCGGCGAGGGCATCGACGTCGCCGTGCGGCACGAGAAACCCCGTCTCCCCATCCCGCACGGATTCACGGATTCCGGGCGAGTCGGAGGCAACGACCGGCGTTCCGCTGGCGGCAGCTTCGAGATTGGTGATCCCCCACCCTTCCTTGGGCGAGGTAAAGGCCAACGCCCACGAGCGACGCAGCAACGAAACTTTCTCCGGCTCGCTGATTCGCCCAAGAAACCGCACCCGATCGCCAAGGTCAAGCGAACGCGCCAGGGCCTCGAGCGCCCCGCGATGATCGCCCGCCCCGGCGATCTCCAGCCGAGCCTCGGGGTGGTCGAGCCGGGCAAAGGCCCGAAGGATAAGGTCCACGCCCTTGTAGCGCTTGAGGCGCCCCAGATACGCAAAGACCGGCTGCGCGGCACGCGCCGCGGGCGCAGGCGTATACGCCGCACTGTCGATCCCGCAATAGATCACCGTGATCAGATCGCGCCGAATGCCGCGCGCGGCGAGATCGTCGGCGGTGCTGCGACTGATCACCTGGAAGGGCACGCCACGATACACCGCGGGGATTGGTCGCTCCATGGCCCACACCATGGCGGCAACGGGCGCCGGCACCTCCTGGAACGCGGTACCTCCGAAGAGGTGCGGCACGACACCGACGACGGGCGTGTCGGACCAGCGTGGCGTGAACAGCGGCACCTTGTTGATGTCTTCGACCACGAGATCCCACGCGTGCGACCGTTCGAGTGCATGAAAGGCACGCGCCGCGAGAAACGGAAACGTGTAGCGCGTGCCCACGCGATGGACGCGCATGCCGTCGAGCGTCGCCGTTGGCGGGCATCCCTTCCAGCCGCTGCACAGGAGCGTGACCTCGTGCCCGCGCGCGGCGAGACGACCAAAGATCTCGTGCAGGTGGATCTCGGCGCCGCCGGCCTGCGGGTTCTCGCGGTCCTGCCAGTTCACGACCAGCAGCCGCACGGCCTAGAGTCTCCCGAGGTGCCGTCCGAGCGCGTCGAGCACGCCATTCACGAACCGCGCGCTCGCGTCCGAGCCGAAACGCTCGGCCAGCACGACCATCTCCTGGATGATCACGCGCGGTGGCGTGGCTTCGCGCGCAGCGTCGGCGGGCGCGAGCAGTTCCGCAGCCCCGAGGCGCAGCACGGCACGCTCGATGGCCCCGATGCGTTCCGGGCGCCAGTTGTGGGCGTGCTCGGCGATGAGCCGGTCGGCGTCGCTCAGGTGCTGCGTCACCAGGCGCTGTAGCGGGGCGACGACGTCGCGTTCGTCGATGCCTAACGCGAGATCGTCCCACAGCCGCGTGGCGACGTCGTCGAATGCCGCCCGGTCGCGCACGGCATCCCAGGCGTAGAGCGCCTGCACCACCCGGGCCCGGGCGCGACGGCGCGCGCGTCGCCAGTTGCGCTGCTCGCGACTACCCTTCGTCTGTCGCATCCAACCGCGCGAAGAGGTCGGCCATCTCGAGCGCGGCGAGCGCCGCGTCCCACCCCTTGTTCCCGTGGCTGCCGCCGGCGCGCGCCTCCGCCTGCTCCATCGTGTCGCAGGTCAGCACGCCAAATCCGACCGGCAAGTCGTACTCCGCCGACGCCTGTCCAAGCCCCCGCGCCGCTTCACCGGCGACATAGTCGAAGTGCGGCGTGTCGCCCCGAATGACGGCACCGAGTGCCACCACCGCGTCGTACCGATCCGCGCCGAGCAGACGCCGCGCGGCGGCGGGCAACTCCCACGCGCCCGGAACCCACACGACGTCCACGTCGCCAAACGCCACACCGTGACGCGTGCAGGCGTCCACGGCCCCCTCCATCAGGCGGCGGGTGATCGTCTCGTTGAACCGTGAGACCACGATCCCGATGCGTCGGCCACTGCCGTCGGGCGTCCCGGAGAATTCGGCCATGCCGTCGGAGGTCGCTGGAGGAATGACAGGGAGGGTGCGCGAGTTGGCGCGAAGGTCCGCCACGTTCAGTGGCTCAGCAGGTGTCCAAGCTTGGTCCGCTTGGCCTCGAGGTAGCCCGCATTCTCCTCGGTCGTCGGCGCTGCGATCCGCACACG
Protein-coding regions in this window:
- the hprK gene encoding HPr(Ser) kinase/phosphatase, whose translation is MTQTHTVGKLLERLHGTLQLEQLAGDYGHDREIGNSDISSPGLALAGFVGRFMSERSQVIGETEMTYLASLTDEERRRNLGLFFSFPLPCVFITKGMDPAPPLLDLAVGAGVPVFRTSLKTNEFYRHVKPVLELMFAPSTTLHGSLADVFGVGLLFTGASGIGKSECVLDLVERGHRLVADDVVIVSRRGNDVLIGRGHELQRHFMEIRGVGLIDIPAVFGIRAVRQQKRIEVVVQLKEWSENIAADRTGLDGEVTTILGVELPLITVFLNPGKNITVISEVIAMNHLLRYSGIDPAEAFNQRLLGHMRQAADVRRYLVEDDE
- a CDS encoding glycosyltransferase family 4 protein, giving the protein MRLLVVNWQDRENPQAGGAEIHLHEIFGRLAARGHEVTLLCSGWKGCPPTATLDGMRVHRVGTRYTFPFLAARAFHALERSHAWDLVVEDINKVPLFTPRWSDTPVVGVVPHLFGGTAFQEVPAPVAAMVWAMERPIPAVYRGVPFQVISRSTADDLAARGIRRDLITVIYCGIDSAAYTPAPAARAAQPVFAYLGRLKRYKGVDLILRAFARLDHPEARLEIAGAGDHRGALEALARSLDLGDRVRFLGRISEPEKVSLLRRSWALAFTSPKEGWGITNLEAAASGTPVVASDSPGIRESVRDGETGFLVPHGDVDALAAAMRRIAGDADLVARMGRAGREFAATFTWERSADETEAHLRAILAEGAFHGNRLAGA
- the nusB gene encoding transcription antitermination factor NusB, encoding MRQTKGSREQRNWRRARRRARARVVQALYAWDAVRDRAAFDDVATRLWDDLALGIDERDVVAPLQRLVTQHLSDADRLIAEHAHNWRPERIGAIERAVLRLGAAELLAPADAAREATPPRVIIQEMVVLAERFGSDASARFVNGVLDALGRHLGRL
- a CDS encoding 6,7-dimethyl-8-ribityllumazine synthase, with protein sequence MAEFSGTPDGSGRRIGIVVSRFNETITRRLMEGAVDACTRHGVAFGDVDVVWVPGAWELPAAARRLLGADRYDAVVALGAVIRGDTPHFDYVAGEAARGLGQASAEYDLPVGFGVLTCDTMEQAEARAGGSHGNKGWDAALAALEMADLFARLDATDEG